Part of the Bacillus andreraoultii genome is shown below.
TAGTCCTCTATTTTTTCCATTGTTTTTATTATTAACGTTAATTCCATTATTGTTTCCGTTGTTTCTAGTACCTACATTAATACCCGTGTTGTTTCCACTATTATCTGAACCGACATTTAGTCCATAATTATTGTTGTCATTTCTTACCCCTAAATTAAAACCATCATCGTTACGATTGTCCCGAGCTTTCGTATTTTTATTACCTGCATCGTCAATTCCATCAATTATGCCATCATTAGCATTATTATTGTTATCACGATTTACTCTGCCATTTTCTAAAAATCCATTACCATCTCCGTCTAATGCCCGGTTACGATTCACATTACCATTGTTGTCATAATTAACATTCGTATAGCCATTGTTTGTCAAGTTATTGTCATTAATCCCTTGATTATTTCTACCAGCAAGCCTTACTGCCACATAGGCATTGTTGTTAGAAATGATGACGTGTGCATCGTCCACTTCTTTTAATTTTTCAACTTCACGTTCTACACGATTGGATTTCGTTAGCGTACGATCAGCACTTCGTAGATCATTATTACGTAGGTCATACTTTACATCCATTGGTCGATTTAAATTATTGTTGTATCGAGTATTTTGAGTAAGTTGTTTTCCGTTATTATCCTTACCAGCATTGTCATTTAAAGCTCCACAACCTGTTAATGTTAATGTTGCAACAGTTAGACCTGTGATAATCCATTTTTTGTTCATTTCACATTCCCCCTCCTCACTTACTCGTGTTTAGATTGTCTTATTCAGATAAATCTATTCGAAGAGGAGGAGATAAGAATTTGGAAGTTTTGACGAAGATTTACAAAACAAATTTCTTAATCATTTCACGCAATCCATCTGCCATATTTGATAATGTTGATGCAGAAGCAGCAATTTCTTGAATAGCAGCTAATTGTTCTTCAGACAAGGATGCAATTTCATTTGTAGCTTTAACAGATTCATTCGTAATATTTACAATTTCTTCTACACTTTCACTTACTTGTTCAAAACTGGATGAAATTTCTTCTGCAATGGCTGATAAATCTTGAATTTGAATA
Proteins encoded:
- a CDS encoding YhcN/YlaJ family sporulation lipoprotein, which produces MNKKWIITGLTVATLTLTGCGALNDNAGKDNNGKQLTQNTRYNNNLNRPMDVKYDLRNNDLRSADRTLTKSNRVEREVEKLKEVDDAHVIISNNNAYVAVRLAGRNNQGINDNNLTNNGYTNVNYDNNGNVNRNRALDGDGNGFLENGRVNRDNNNNANDGIIDGIDDAGNKNTKARDNRNDDGFNLGVRNDNNNYGLNVGSDNSGNNTGINVGTRNNGNNNGINVNNKNNGKNRGLNVGNKSGNNKGVNVGNQNDNNNGLNVGTNNGTNGSYIIDIDNNTNRKNNNYSPVSNRFEQKVADQVRKADDKIHRVYVSVNPDFYNQMNTMTNDIRTNRINNTNDHNGLFDRFDNMINNYFGNGNNYRYNTR